From the Acidobacteriota bacterium genome, the window TGTTTCTCCGGCATCCCTCAATAACTCCTCCACCTTTTTTATCAATTTCTGAGGGTCGAACGGTTTAACCAAATAGTAGTCGGCACCTATCTTCTTCGCCTCCTCCTGGTAGTTCACCCGGCGGTAGATAGCGCTGGCGATGATGATGGGGATATGTTTTTTGGCTGGATATTTCCTTATCTTCTCGCAGACCTTGAAGCCGTCGAGTTTGGGCATAAGTA encodes:
- a CDS encoding response regulator, giving the protein MTKGKILVVDDDENLLRLISYNLEKAGYSVATCSDGEKALEEFLRFEPDLVILDVLMPKLDGFKVCEKIRKYPAKKHIPIIIASAIYRRVNYQEEAKKIGADYYLVKPFDPQKLIKKVEELLRDAGETG